A segment of the Epinephelus fuscoguttatus linkage group LG23, E.fuscoguttatus.final_Chr_v1 genome:
attactcgagaagtacacagtaaaagtacttgatATTATtcatgcacgtagtctaggaagtactaagttcagcggtatatgaatcatggactacttatggaaaataagttttttattccatatcaaagttgggtgaaatatccttgatcttgtgatctgttaaggattttgacaaaggattactcgagaagtacacagtaaaagtacttcatattattcATGCATGTAGTCTAGGGAGTACTAAGTTCAGCCGTATATGAAtcttggactacttatggaaaataagttttttattccacatcaaagttgggtgaaatatccttaatcttatcctctgttaaggattttgacacaggattacTCGAAAactacacagtaaaagtacttcatattatgcatgcacgtagtctagggagtactaagttcagcggtatatgaatcttggactacttatggaaaataagtgttttattCTATGTCAAAGTTCGGCAAAATATCCTTGATCTTGTGatctgttaaggattttgacacaggattactcgagaagtacacagtaaaagtacttcatattatgcgtgcacgtagtctagggagtacttagttcagcggtatatgaatcatggactacttatggaaaataagttttttattccacatcaaagttgggtgaaatatccttaatcttgtcatctgttaaggattttgacacaggattactcaaaaagtacacagtaaaagtacttcatattatgcatgcacgtagtctaggaagtactaagttcagcggtatatgaatcatggactacttatggaaaataggTTTTTTATTCTACGTCAAAGTTCGGCAAAATATCCTTCAACTTTCCCCCTGCAGTCTGACCCATAGTCACTACCAGCAGCTCTTCAGAGCCGTTTCATTACGATTACCGTAAGTGTTGGTACATTCGCGCACTAGAAAAAAACGTGCGGCTGATTTGACCAAGCAAAAGCGAACCACGGCTGGTTTCTGGGTTTACATTAAAGATATGTGATTTTCAATGTTACCTATATATTAAGGTTACAACATGACGTTATCTTGCGTTACATTTATGAAGTAACTGGATTTATACAGCTGCTGCTTTACTGCTTAATTTAAACATcgacagactgaatatttattgaacaaacctgcagttatattattaataatgatgaacttgtaatgtttaatgaacaaACCTGTTCTGTGTAACCGAAGCTGAGGATTGAAAACAGCGTCCAGTAGTTTCCGTTGTCGCTCGTTCTCCTCTTTTGATCGACAAAGTTCCTCCTCGTACTCTGCTATCGTTCTTTCAACCAGCCCAAATATCTCTTCAGCAGCCGCAGTTAGTCGCTGCTTCACCAACGATCTCAGCATTTGGACTTTAGACATgttcacactttaaaaacacaacaaagacactctGCTAACACACGTTTCCACCAAACGCCATCTTGTTCAAACAGTGTGAAGTCAGCAACAGTGAAGAATACAGCTTCCGGTACAGATTAGTTCAtggacttcaaaataaaagtccggAAGTGTTCCTGGAATTACATGCTTACTCAGGAggataaatgattaaaatacaCTTTTGAAAGAATGACATTTATGGTActcttaaagtgtgtaatgagaATAAATATTTTGGTCATTACATTGCCAGTGATTTATCTGATGATAGAGACATCCACAGACAATGTTGGAAGTTGCACGCACAAACTAATATGCTTGCTCACAAATTTAGTATGTGTTGAATTGATGTAAAATTAGCTCTTTTCACAGCATTTTGCACTCTGCTATATACTGCCCACTTCCTCCTATAGGAGGAACAGTATGCACAACAAATCTAATGGTCCATTGCTTGTGGATGCACTTGTATCCTCTTCCTGCATCTCACTCTCTGCATCACCCTCAGCCACAACATCAGTATCCATCTCTTCTTCCTGTTCTGTCCATTCTCCCTCAAAATCAGTATCTCCCTGTAAAGTCTTTTCTTCTACCCAGTCCTCTGTCTTTCCCTCAGTTTCCACTTCCTGCCTTTTCTCCTCTGTTCCCTCAACATCTGGACCATCTGGCTTTGGCTCACGCTCATTGTTGTTGCTTAACCATATGGCTTTTAATGTTACAGTTTCAgctgaaaataacaacagaaataaacggGTTTACTTTATTACATATCCCtgcttttcaaaacagtttcTACTTGGAAGGCTAAGACCAACGTCACCGCCATTCAGTCTGCGAAGACATCATCAATATTCATGTGAGCCCTGATGGATTATGTGTTAaaggtttgattttatttcctcagtgTTCCACTTATGGATTCCCTGTGTAAactgtttattaatatttagtgATCTTaattttgtgtccttgtgtACATGGTCTGTGTGGATTTTATCATTGTCTTTATCTTTTTCCATCTTTGTAGTATTTTACTGAGTTAATTAATGGATTAGGGTATACACGCCTCGATTAAGCCACTCCAAGGATTTTTTGCATCTCTCCATCACATTTGTTGCTTGTGTactacttttgtttattttgcatatgtgaaaacaaacaaaaaaaaaactaaactaaaaaacaaTTGATACGGTTCAATAAATGTAATTCTTTtaaaaaagtgtattttaatcatttatccTCCTGCATGTGCTTTTCTGAGTAAGCCTGCAATTCCATAAATACTtctggacttttattttgaagctgaTTAATTCATTTACCCCGGAAGCTGTACTCTTTACTGTTGCGAACGTCACACTGTTTGAACAAGATGGCATCTGATAGAAAGGTGTGTTAGCAGAGtgtctctgttgtgtttttaaagtgtgaacATGTCTAAAGTCCAAATGCTGAGAGCGTTGGTGAAGCAGCGACTAACTGCGGCTGCTGAAGAGATATTTGGGCTGGTTGAAAGAACGATAGCAGAGTACGAGGAGGAACTTTGTCGATCAAAAGAGAAGAACGAGCAACAACGGAAACTAATGGACGCTGTTTTCAACCCTCAGCTTCggttacacagagcaggtttgttcattaaacattacaagttcattattaataatataactgcagctttgttcaataaatattcagtctgtcgATGTTTATACGCcgcgttagcttctctggtgtctttagcttctctgctgtcgttagcttctctggtgttttCAGCGTCACTAGCCTTGATGTATTAGTTGTCGTTTTTCGTTTCTTTGGATATTCAATACAAACAAACTATCTATAACAGCCTCCTaggatttttatatttttaagggATACAGGTatcatgtttacttcctgtcagtaGGATGCAATGTATCTGGTTTTCATATATGTATTTCGAATTTATCTGTTTTTACACCTAATTCTGAAACGCGGACGCAGTCATGCCTGTTTCATGTTTTACTGCATCATACATAAAATTTGTTAAATTATGATTATGACTATGAAATATAATTGTAACTGTTGAAACATTGACGCGTTCATCATaataatgttgcagctggtcaATGTGGAGCAAACTTAAATGGATTGTAATGGATCACTCACGAGCAGGAAAAGGTCCGTTTATTAAATCACCAAaattggtaccgtgacaacactaccaAGTACTGGATGACGAGTGCCTTGCAATCAAAGACATGGCGGGGACATCTGGGTTCTCCTGTGTCAAGCCCAAGCAAGGTCGGATTGCTGATGCATTCAGTAGCATAATGCCATACTAATCGACGTCCAGCAGGCACAAAGACATTACAAACGCTATAATGTACCATACTGCTAAACACATGATTCTCGTTTATTCAGTCACTAAAGAGGGCGTCCAGAAAATGGTTCGGACTCGTTTTGTTTTTAGATAAAGAATACTTAGTTTTCACAGAACCCATAGTTGTATCATATCGTAATGGTACTACTCTTAAATGTCATGCAGCCgcccgccactagtgggtgctacagagccgtcagacagcagttCCCCTCCCCGGGTAATGCTCGAgcagactggagttttaaaactgcACGGTGGGAAACAAGGGCGATGTTCTCGCCAAACTAGcacagtttggcagtactttgatgtagaaaatgaattcagcagcaattAATCTGTTTTGAGTAGTAAGTTGTCAGATAGTGTGCAGGTTTACGTTCATACTGCACGGAGCAAAAGgcctctcatttcagctgaaatttaattataatttagatgtttttttatcaactttaaagtgaattgctatcatttctgtcatttctgttctgtgccccacatttcagaggcagtttatttatttttttattttagtggttaacttttgactgagttgccgtcatgttcacattcatagcGCACGCCGCAAAGTGTCTCCTACTTCAGCGGCATTTAAAATCCGCcatggttgttgaagattgtgattaaaggcttcagaaGGACTCTTgatgcacacaatattttttgggacaatgtttcaaatacttGACAATAAACTGTGCTAAATTTTgcctgttttctgagtgttttccctttttcagAATAGTTGACTAGTCCTCGTTAAAATTTTCCTTAAGTGGACAGGAACATCCCTACCATTCGCCGTTTGGGCGAGGTTGTGGTTAGGGGGAAACAGATTTTGATGGGCAAACTCATTGACACAACACCAGCATTTCATTTTCTCAGACTGCCAGTAATCAAACTTGATTTGCAGCAAACTCTCACATCCCATGGACAATCATTCTCACATAATTCACTTGCTTTTGCTCGACTGAGCAAATAAAGAAATAGATAAAGTCTAGCCCAGCTAGTGACTCCTGTGAATAGGGCAGCTGACACCAAGGGAAAGACCATGTGACCGCTtggaaag
Coding sequences within it:
- the LOC125884173 gene encoding uncharacterized protein LOC125884173 isoform X2; translation: MSKVQMLRSLVKQRLTAAAEEIFGLVERTIAEYEEELCRSKEENERQRKLLDAVFNPQLRLHRTDVQQLLVVKEEVPPEQQEWSSSVDQEDTEPPHIKEEQEELWIS